A region of Jonquetella anthropi DSM 22815 DNA encodes the following proteins:
- a CDS encoding AAA family ATPase encodes MPQLRVISIRPDLKGMLLGPGSIALSGGRKKGLARLVGGSLPFFACFDEGLEPDQVIAGAALASQLGLEAGRRIALEAVPWAWAASLTLAPLSPLPQSVSPQDLTNALTDTALAVGETITLQLARETARFRLLSASPAGFLLVSPSSQICLTRAVPPVSGKLQGYASVGGLSDQLRLVRELVELPLVHPEAFAHFGVEPPKGVLLYGPPGTGKTLIARAVAQETDAWFASISGPEIIGKYYGESEERLRDLFTQAQQNAPAVVFIDELDAIAPRRQDMGAEKQVERRVVSQLLTLLDGLPARSQVVVMAATNLPDSIDPALRRPGRFDREIEIPMPTRQARKEILAVHCQPVPLADDVDLDQVAAQAYGFVGADLAALVREAALAAWRRIAPDGTFPKNLEAEAVTMDDFKKALAQLSPSVTRQLRTEIAPVSWDDIGGLADAKAQLKDLTKQAFVLAPRLLDAGIRPPRGALVSGPSGTGKTMLAQAVAGQRTAIFLSASGPALCAAGPAEAARALREIFVSARRAAPAVLFFDEAEALLRPRGRDNGLTSVFYFEMDRLTPDDAVFILAATSRPDLLDSGVFSGCRFDRQIELKLPDETERAQILSLALKGLRLPALCDVGELAKESDSMSGAALRRWTESAAALCLGEGCPLEARHFTATLPRFLSGNSPCPRAKTVIE; translated from the coding sequence ATGCCCCAACTGCGCGTCATATCCATTCGCCCTGACCTGAAGGGAATGCTCCTCGGCCCGGGCTCTATAGCCCTATCCGGCGGCAGAAAAAAAGGACTCGCCCGCCTCGTCGGGGGAAGTCTCCCTTTTTTCGCCTGTTTTGACGAAGGGCTGGAGCCCGACCAAGTCATCGCGGGCGCGGCGCTGGCCTCTCAGCTCGGCCTTGAGGCCGGCAGGAGAATTGCCCTCGAGGCCGTGCCATGGGCTTGGGCCGCCAGTTTAACGCTGGCGCCCCTTTCGCCGCTTCCCCAGTCGGTCTCGCCGCAGGACCTAACCAACGCCCTAACCGATACGGCGCTGGCGGTTGGGGAAACGATAACGCTTCAGCTGGCAAGGGAAACGGCTCGGTTCCGCCTTCTGTCGGCGTCGCCGGCGGGTTTTCTGCTCGTCTCCCCCTCGAGCCAAATCTGTCTGACCCGTGCTGTTCCGCCCGTCAGCGGGAAACTTCAGGGGTACGCGTCGGTCGGCGGACTGTCAGACCAACTTCGGCTGGTTCGGGAGCTGGTCGAACTCCCGCTCGTCCACCCGGAAGCCTTCGCCCATTTTGGCGTTGAGCCTCCGAAGGGCGTGTTGCTCTACGGGCCGCCCGGCACCGGCAAGACGCTGATCGCCCGGGCCGTCGCCCAAGAAACCGACGCGTGGTTCGCGTCAATCTCCGGCCCGGAGATCATCGGCAAGTACTACGGCGAAAGCGAAGAGCGGCTCCGCGACCTGTTCACCCAAGCGCAGCAGAACGCTCCGGCCGTGGTGTTCATCGATGAGCTGGACGCTATCGCCCCCCGTCGGCAGGACATGGGCGCTGAAAAGCAGGTGGAGCGGCGGGTCGTGTCCCAGCTTTTGACTCTGCTCGACGGGCTGCCGGCCCGAAGTCAGGTCGTCGTCATGGCGGCCACAAACCTGCCCGACTCGATTGACCCAGCGCTTCGGCGGCCCGGACGGTTTGACCGGGAAATCGAAATTCCCATGCCGACGCGGCAGGCCCGAAAAGAAATCTTGGCCGTTCACTGCCAGCCCGTTCCCCTAGCCGACGACGTCGACTTGGACCAAGTGGCCGCTCAGGCGTACGGCTTTGTCGGCGCGGACCTGGCCGCGCTGGTCCGCGAGGCGGCTCTGGCCGCGTGGCGTCGGATCGCCCCAGACGGGACGTTCCCGAAAAACTTGGAAGCCGAAGCCGTGACGATGGACGACTTCAAAAAGGCCTTAGCCCAGCTGTCGCCGTCTGTGACCCGCCAGCTACGGACGGAAATCGCTCCGGTGAGCTGGGACGATATCGGCGGACTCGCCGACGCCAAGGCGCAGCTGAAGGACCTGACGAAACAGGCGTTCGTTTTAGCGCCCCGGCTGCTCGACGCAGGCATACGGCCGCCTCGGGGCGCGCTGGTCTCCGGCCCCAGCGGGACGGGAAAAACCATGCTGGCTCAGGCCGTCGCGGGACAGCGAACCGCCATCTTCCTCTCGGCCAGCGGACCGGCGCTCTGTGCGGCTGGTCCAGCCGAGGCGGCTCGGGCGCTTCGGGAGATCTTCGTCTCAGCCCGTCGGGCGGCGCCGGCCGTCCTGTTCTTCGACGAGGCGGAAGCACTCCTTCGTCCTCGGGGGCGCGACAATGGCCTGACGAGTGTCTTTTACTTTGAAATGGACCGGCTGACCCCGGACGACGCGGTGTTCATTCTGGCCGCCACAAGCCGGCCGGACCTGCTGGACAGCGGCGTCTTTTCCGGCTGCCGATTTGACCGGCAGATCGAGCTGAAACTCCCCGACGAGACCGAACGGGCGCAGATTCTGTCGTTAGCGCTGAAGGGCCTGCGCCTTCCCGCGCTCTGCGACGTCGGCGAGCTTGCAAAAGAGTCTGACAGCATGAGCGGCGCCGCGCTTCGGCGGTGGACCGAAAGCGCTGCAGCCCTCTGTCTCGGCGAGGGCTGCCCGCTTGAGGCCCGGCATTTTACCGCAACTTTGCCCAGGTTTCTGTCAGGCAATTCACCCTGCCCGAGAGCAAAGACCGTCATAGAATAG
- a CDS encoding vWA domain-containing protein: MKRLCAILACCALLVGLAALPAAAKPRQITKAKPETTDILFILDESGSMFGLSSDTIGGYNSFIEKQKKEPGEARLTTVLFNSTYRVLGSQVDLKRVPLLTSREYSPTSTTALYDAVGRAVSDLKKSLQEEGRASEKVIVLIVTDGQENSSVEFRLSQVQKLIADCRKSGWEFVYMGANVESAKEASSIGISRKNAMDFAPSANGLQNVFDSAQEAVKNFRSTGDVGKWQQYDDSKPVKP, encoded by the coding sequence ATGAAGCGTTTATGTGCAATTCTCGCGTGCTGCGCGCTTCTCGTCGGGCTGGCCGCTCTGCCGGCTGCGGCGAAGCCACGGCAGATAACGAAAGCAAAACCGGAGACGACTGACATTCTGTTCATCCTTGACGAGAGCGGTTCGATGTTTGGCCTGTCCAGTGACACGATCGGCGGCTACAACAGCTTTATCGAAAAGCAGAAAAAAGAGCCCGGAGAGGCTCGGCTCACGACGGTTCTGTTCAACAGCACCTATCGGGTACTCGGCAGCCAAGTTGACCTGAAGCGCGTCCCCCTTCTGACAAGCCGGGAGTACAGCCCCACGTCCACGACAGCCCTGTACGACGCCGTCGGCCGAGCTGTTTCCGATTTAAAGAAATCCCTCCAAGAAGAAGGCCGCGCGTCTGAAAAGGTCATCGTCCTGATCGTCACCGACGGACAGGAGAACTCCAGCGTCGAGTTCCGGCTCAGCCAGGTTCAAAAGCTGATCGCCGACTGCCGAAAGAGCGGCTGGGAGTTCGTCTACATGGGAGCGAACGTCGAAAGCGCTAAAGAGGCATCTTCCATCGGCATCAGCAGAAAAAACGCCATGGACTTTGCACCCAGCGCCAACGGACTGCAAAACGTCTTCGACTCCGCCCAAGAAGCCGTGAAAAACTTCCGCTCTACCGGCGACGTCGGCAAGTGGCAGCAGTATGATGACTCAAAGCCGGTCAAGCCATGA